A window of the Candidatus Krumholzibacteriia bacterium genome harbors these coding sequences:
- a CDS encoding DUF2270 domain-containing protein, whose protein sequence is MQEPGPKDPTTRADYESSSLDRQEYISAIVHLYRGELDRATAWRVRLDNTTNWSIITTAALLTFSFDGRNHSHWVLLVGILLLTSFLSIEARRFRFFDVWRYRVRKIEENFYGPILRREVISPDRAWGDRVAEDLLHPVFKLSYRAALRARFTRNYWVLYVVLLGGWCLKVLLEPTVVTSIEDLEANLSGGIIPWQLPVVVAGSVAVMMLVTVLFFPRAPLTEESYWTQDHDAKEVGNLDV, encoded by the coding sequence ATGCAGGAACCCGGTCCGAAGGACCCGACGACGCGTGCGGACTACGAGAGCTCCTCGCTCGACCGGCAGGAGTACATCTCGGCGATCGTCCATCTCTACCGCGGGGAACTGGATCGCGCGACGGCCTGGCGCGTCCGCCTCGACAACACCACCAATTGGTCGATCATCACCACCGCCGCCCTGCTCACCTTCAGCTTCGACGGCCGCAATCACAGCCACTGGGTCCTGCTGGTCGGCATCTTGTTGTTGACCTCGTTCCTGAGCATCGAGGCCCGCCGCTTCCGCTTCTTCGACGTGTGGCGCTACCGAGTCCGGAAGATCGAGGAGAATTTCTACGGACCGATCCTCCGGCGCGAGGTGATCAGTCCCGACCGGGCCTGGGGTGACCGGGTGGCCGAGGATCTCCTGCATCCGGTCTTCAAGCTCTCCTATCGAGCGGCGCTACGTGCGCGCTTCACGCGCAACTACTGGGTCCTCTACGTGGTCCTGTTGGGCGGCTGGTGCCTGAAGGTCCTGCTCGAACCGACCGTCGTGACCTCGATCGAAGACCTCGAGGCGAACCTCTCCGGCGGGATCATTCCGTGGCAACTGCCGGTCGTCGTGGCCGGATCGGTCGCGGTCATGATGCTCGTGACCGTGCTGTTCTTCCCGAGAGCCCCACTGACCGAGGAGTCCTACTGGACGCAGGACCACGACGCCAAGGAAGTGGGCAACCTCGACGTGTGA